The Xenorhabdus doucetiae genome has a window encoding:
- a CDS encoding ABC transporter permease, whose product MIPLYWVALKTIWIKEVTRFGRIWVQTLLPPVITMSLYFVIFGNLVGSRIGEMGGVGYMQFIVPGLIMMSVITNSYANVSSSFFGAKFQRSIEEVLVAPVPTHIIIAGFVGGGVARGVCVGILVTLVSLLFVPLQIHSWGMVVITLLATSILFSLAGLLNAIFAKTFDDISIIPTFVLTPLTYLGGVFYSLTLLPTFWQVVSKINPIVYMVSGFRYGFLGIMDVSLTMTLGMLGSFIVGFYILAWYLIESGRGLRT is encoded by the coding sequence ATGATCCCATTGTACTGGGTGGCGCTGAAAACCATTTGGATTAAAGAAGTTACCCGTTTTGGCCGTATTTGGGTGCAGACTTTACTGCCGCCTGTGATCACGATGTCCCTGTATTTCGTTATCTTCGGTAATCTGGTGGGTTCCCGCATTGGCGAAATGGGCGGCGTGGGTTATATGCAGTTTATTGTGCCCGGGCTGATCATGATGTCAGTGATCACTAACTCTTACGCTAATGTTTCTTCGTCTTTCTTTGGTGCCAAATTCCAGCGCAGCATTGAAGAAGTGCTGGTTGCACCGGTTCCCACTCATATCATTATTGCCGGCTTTGTTGGCGGTGGCGTCGCTCGTGGGGTATGCGTGGGTATTCTGGTGACATTGGTTTCCCTGTTGTTCGTGCCGTTGCAGATACATTCATGGGGCATGGTGGTGATCACCTTGCTGGCAACGTCAATCTTATTTTCACTGGCGGGGCTGTTGAATGCCATTTTTGCGAAAACCTTCGATGATATCAGTATTATCCCAACCTTTGTGCTGACCCCGTTAACCTATTTGGGGGGCGTATTCTACTCCCTGACTTTGCTGCCGACTTTCTGGCAGGTCGTGTCAAAGATTAACCCGATCGTCTATATGGTCAGTGGCTTCCGCTACGGTTTTCTCGGTATCATGGATGTGTCCCTGACGATGACATTAGGGATGCTGGGGAGTTTTATCGTTGGATTCTATATATTGGCTTGGTATCTGATTGAATCAGGGCGAGGGCTGAGAACGTAA